A single genomic interval of Sesamum indicum cultivar Zhongzhi No. 13 unplaced genomic scaffold, S_indicum_v1.0 scaffold00109, whole genome shotgun sequence harbors:
- the LOC105178885 gene encoding probable serine/threonine-protein kinase DDB_G0282963 isoform X1, which yields MENTTTESAPPRSNDLPPAEELLKKIQELEIGHAQLKQEMSKLITSSTAEIMAADRRQKQRSHSISPQRAPRRRAAGGDGSSAAAWKTGSASFRHSSPLQRESRNGDAWGGGGGGEPAAVRFTDKQYLNILQAMGQAVHIFEPNYRIIYWNRTAETLYGYSAAEALGQDAIELLIDSRDFAVASNIVDRVTTGENWTGQFPVKNKRGERFLVVATNTPFYDDDGTLVGIICVSSDARPFQEANSVMAVPRDLENDSSFSRPRNIASAKLGLDPQQPLQAAIASKISNLASKVSNKVKSKMRHAENYSDREGGSGDSHHSDHGFSDAAMSDHKEDAASSGASTPRGDIHPSPFGVFSGGSHEENSPGKPSRDSGDEIEGKARIARILTSKAEALIGKKGLTWPWKGNERDGTEPKSSRFAWPWLQNDQEIEVGQQKSAAPSLKSENQITETNRTANNDASGSWSSSVNVNSTSSASSCGSTNSSAVNKVDMDTDCLDYEILWEDLTIGEQIGQGSCGTVYHALWYGSDVAVKVFSKQEYSDDVIFSFRQEVALMKRLRHPNILLFMGAVTSPQRLCIVTEFLPRGSLFRLLQRNTPKLEWRRRIHMALDIARGMNYLHHCNPPIVHRDLKSSNLLVDKNWTVKVGDFGLSRLKHETYLTTKTGKGTPQWMAPEVLRNEPSDEKSDVYSFGVILWELVTQKIPWESLNSMQVIGAVGFMNQRLEIPKDVDPQWASIIESCWHSEPRRRPSFQELVEKLKDLQRQYAIQYQAGRAVAGDASHKEL from the exons ATGGAGAATACTACAACAGAATCAGCGCCGCCGCGGTCGAACGACCTGCCGCCAGCTGAGGAGCTGCTGAAGAAGATCCAAGAACTAGAAATAGGTCACGCCCAGTTGAAGCAAGAGATGTCTAAGCTCATCACTTCATCCACAGCTGAAATTATGGCTGCTGATCGTCGTCAGAAGCAGAGGTCCCACTCCATCTCCCCACAGCGGGCACCACGGCGGCGGGCAGCCGGTGGAGATGGTAGCTCAGCGGCGGCGTGGAAGACGGGCTCGGCGTCATTTCGGCATTCATCACCGTTGCAGAGGGAGAGTCGTAA TGGGGATGCATGGGGTGGCGGCGGAGGCGGGGAGCCTGCAGCAGTTAGGTTTACGGATAAGCAGTATTTGAACATATTGCAGGCTATGGGGCAGGCAGTGCACATATTTGAGCCTAATTATCGGATCATTTACTG GAACAGAACTGCTGAAACTCTTTATGGGTATTCTGCTGCAGAGGCTCTAGGGCAGGACGCCATTGAGCTATTAATAGATTCTCGAGATTTTGCTGTAGCTAGTAATATTGTGGATCGTGTGACAACGGGCGAGAATTGGACAGGGCAGTTTCCAGTTAAAAATAAGAGGGGAGAAAGATTTTTAGTTGTTGCAACTAATACCCCTTTCTACGATGATGATGGTACTTTAGTTGGAATTATATGCGTATCAAGTGATGCCAGACCTTTTCAAGAAGCAAATTCTGTAATGGCTGTGCCAAGGGACTTGGAAAATGATTCAAGTTTCAGCAGGCCCCGAAATATTGCTTCGGCCAAACTTGGACTTGATCCTCAGCAGCCTCTACAAGCAGCAATCGCctccaaaatatcaaatttg GCTTCAAAAGTAAGCAACAAGGTTAAGTCAAAAATGAGGCATGCAGAGAACTACTCAGATCGAGAAGGTGGCAGCGGCGATAGTCATCACTCTGATCATGGTTTCTCAGATGCAGCTATGTCTGACCATAAGGAGGATGCAGCTTCAAGTGGAGCTAGTACGCCTCGTGGCGATATACATCCTTCTCCATTTGGAGTGTTTTCTGGAGGTAGCCACGAGGAAAATTCCCCTGGTAAACCATCCCGAGATTCTGGTGACGAGATTGAAGGGAAAGCTAGGATTGCTAGGATCCTTACCTCAAAGGCAGAGGCTTTGATTGGTAAGAAAGGTTTAACATGGCCATGGAAAGGAAATGAACGAGATGGAACAGAACCAAAGTCTTCCCGTTTTGCCTGGCCTTGGTTACAGAATGACCAAGAAATTGAAGTGGGACAGCAAAAGAGTGCTGCTCCCTCATTGAAATCAGAAAATCAGATTACTGAAACCAATCGAACAGCTAATAATGATGCTTCAGGATCTTGGTCCTCTTCGGTTAATGTTAACAGCACAAGCAGTGCTAGTAGTTGTGGAAGTACCAACAGTAGTGCTGTTAATAAAGTTGATATGGATACCGATTGCTTAGATTATGAAATCTTATGGGAGGACTTGACTATTGGAGAACAAATTGGGCAAG GTTCTTGTGGAACTGTATATCATGCTCTGTGGTATGGATCT GATGTTGCAGTAAAGGTATTCTCCAAACAAGAATATtctgatgatgtgatattttccTTCAGACAGGAG GTGGCACTTATGAAAAGACTTCGACATCCAAATATTCTCCTATTCATGGGTGCAGTTACTTCTCCTCAACGTCTTTGCATTGTAACAGAGTTTCTTCCACG TGGAAGTCTGTTCCGGCTATTACAGAGGAATACACCAAAATTAGAATGGAGACGGCGCATTCACATGGCTTTGGATATA GCACGAGGTATGAATTATCTTCATCACTGCAATCCGCCTATTGTTCACCGTGATTTGAAGTCTTCAAATCTTCTTGTTGACAAGAACTGGACTGTCAAG GTTGGTGACTTTGGTCTCTCACGTCTTAAACATGAAACGTATTTGACAACAAAGACCGGCAAGGGAACG CCTCAGTGGATGGCTCCAGAGGTTCTTCGTAATGAGCCTTCAGATGAAAA GTCCGATGTGTATAGCTTCGGGGTGATACTATGGGAACTTGTAACCCAAAAGATTCCTTGGGAAAGCCTCAATTCAATGCAG GTAATTGGAGCTGTGGGATTCATGAACCAACGCTTGGAAATACCAAAGGACGTCGATCCACAGTGGGCTTCTATTATAGAGAGCTGCTGGCATAG CGAACCACGACGCCGCCCTTCATTCCAAGAATTAGTGGAGAAGCTAAAAGACCTACAGAGACAATATGCAATTCAATATCAAGCTGGGCGTGCTGTTGCTGGAGATGCCAGCCATAAAGAACTATAG
- the LOC105178885 gene encoding probable serine/threonine-protein kinase DDB_G0282963 isoform X2, giving the protein MENTTTESAPPRSNDLPPAEELLKKIQELEIGHAQLKQEMSKLITSSTAEIMAADRRQKQRSHSISPQRAPRRRAAGGDGSSAAAWKTGSASFRHSSPLQRESRNRDSWSGGGGPAAVKLTDKQYLNILQSMGQSVHILDLNCRIIYWNRTAETLYGYSAAEALGQDAIELLIDSRDFAVASNIVDRVTTGENWTGQFPVKNKRGERFLVVATNTPFYDDDGTLVGIICVSSDARPFQEANSVMAVPRDLENDSSFSRPRNIASAKLGLDPQQPLQAAIASKISNLASKVSNKVKSKMRHAENYSDREGGSGDSHHSDHGFSDAAMSDHKEDAASSGASTPRGDIHPSPFGVFSGGSHEENSPGKPSRDSGDEIEGKARIARILTSKAEALIGKKGLTWPWKGNERDGTEPKSSRFAWPWLQNDQEIEVGQQKSAAPSLKSENQITETNRTANNDASGSWSSSVNVNSTSSASSCGSTNSSAVNKVDMDTDCLDYEILWEDLTIGEQIGQGSCGTVYHALWYGSDVAVKVFSKQEYSDDVIFSFRQEVALMKRLRHPNILLFMGAVTSPQRLCIVTEFLPRGSLFRLLQRNTPKLEWRRRIHMALDIARGMNYLHHCNPPIVHRDLKSSNLLVDKNWTVKVGDFGLSRLKHETYLTTKTGKGTPQWMAPEVLRNEPSDEKSDVYSFGVILWELVTQKIPWESLNSMQVIGAVGFMNQRLEIPKDVDPQWASIIESCWHSEPRRRPSFQELVEKLKDLQRQYAIQYQAGRAVAGDASHKEL; this is encoded by the exons ATGGAGAATACTACAACAGAATCAGCGCCGCCGCGGTCGAACGACCTGCCGCCAGCTGAGGAGCTGCTGAAGAAGATCCAAGAACTAGAAATAGGTCACGCCCAGTTGAAGCAAGAGATGTCTAAGCTCATCACTTCATCCACAGCTGAAATTATGGCTGCTGATCGTCGTCAGAAGCAGAGGTCCCACTCCATCTCCCCACAGCGGGCACCACGGCGGCGGGCAGCCGGTGGAGATGGTAGCTCAGCGGCGGCGTGGAAGACGGGCTCGGCGTCATTTCGGCATTCATCACCGTTGCAGAGGGAGAGTCGTAACCGGGACTCTTGGAGTGGCGGTGGGGGACCTGCGGCTGTTAAGCTTACGGATAAGCAGTATTTGAACATCTTGCAGTCAATGGGGCAATCAGTGCATATACTTGATCTTAATTGTCGGATCATTTACTG GAACAGAACTGCTGAAACTCTTTATGGGTATTCTGCTGCAGAGGCTCTAGGGCAGGACGCCATTGAGCTATTAATAGATTCTCGAGATTTTGCTGTAGCTAGTAATATTGTGGATCGTGTGACAACGGGCGAGAATTGGACAGGGCAGTTTCCAGTTAAAAATAAGAGGGGAGAAAGATTTTTAGTTGTTGCAACTAATACCCCTTTCTACGATGATGATGGTACTTTAGTTGGAATTATATGCGTATCAAGTGATGCCAGACCTTTTCAAGAAGCAAATTCTGTAATGGCTGTGCCAAGGGACTTGGAAAATGATTCAAGTTTCAGCAGGCCCCGAAATATTGCTTCGGCCAAACTTGGACTTGATCCTCAGCAGCCTCTACAAGCAGCAATCGCctccaaaatatcaaatttg GCTTCAAAAGTAAGCAACAAGGTTAAGTCAAAAATGAGGCATGCAGAGAACTACTCAGATCGAGAAGGTGGCAGCGGCGATAGTCATCACTCTGATCATGGTTTCTCAGATGCAGCTATGTCTGACCATAAGGAGGATGCAGCTTCAAGTGGAGCTAGTACGCCTCGTGGCGATATACATCCTTCTCCATTTGGAGTGTTTTCTGGAGGTAGCCACGAGGAAAATTCCCCTGGTAAACCATCCCGAGATTCTGGTGACGAGATTGAAGGGAAAGCTAGGATTGCTAGGATCCTTACCTCAAAGGCAGAGGCTTTGATTGGTAAGAAAGGTTTAACATGGCCATGGAAAGGAAATGAACGAGATGGAACAGAACCAAAGTCTTCCCGTTTTGCCTGGCCTTGGTTACAGAATGACCAAGAAATTGAAGTGGGACAGCAAAAGAGTGCTGCTCCCTCATTGAAATCAGAAAATCAGATTACTGAAACCAATCGAACAGCTAATAATGATGCTTCAGGATCTTGGTCCTCTTCGGTTAATGTTAACAGCACAAGCAGTGCTAGTAGTTGTGGAAGTACCAACAGTAGTGCTGTTAATAAAGTTGATATGGATACCGATTGCTTAGATTATGAAATCTTATGGGAGGACTTGACTATTGGAGAACAAATTGGGCAAG GTTCTTGTGGAACTGTATATCATGCTCTGTGGTATGGATCT GATGTTGCAGTAAAGGTATTCTCCAAACAAGAATATtctgatgatgtgatattttccTTCAGACAGGAG GTGGCACTTATGAAAAGACTTCGACATCCAAATATTCTCCTATTCATGGGTGCAGTTACTTCTCCTCAACGTCTTTGCATTGTAACAGAGTTTCTTCCACG TGGAAGTCTGTTCCGGCTATTACAGAGGAATACACCAAAATTAGAATGGAGACGGCGCATTCACATGGCTTTGGATATA GCACGAGGTATGAATTATCTTCATCACTGCAATCCGCCTATTGTTCACCGTGATTTGAAGTCTTCAAATCTTCTTGTTGACAAGAACTGGACTGTCAAG GTTGGTGACTTTGGTCTCTCACGTCTTAAACATGAAACGTATTTGACAACAAAGACCGGCAAGGGAACG CCTCAGTGGATGGCTCCAGAGGTTCTTCGTAATGAGCCTTCAGATGAAAA GTCCGATGTGTATAGCTTCGGGGTGATACTATGGGAACTTGTAACCCAAAAGATTCCTTGGGAAAGCCTCAATTCAATGCAG GTAATTGGAGCTGTGGGATTCATGAACCAACGCTTGGAAATACCAAAGGACGTCGATCCACAGTGGGCTTCTATTATAGAGAGCTGCTGGCATAG CGAACCACGACGCCGCCCTTCATTCCAAGAATTAGTGGAGAAGCTAAAAGACCTACAGAGACAATATGCAATTCAATATCAAGCTGGGCGTGCTGTTGCTGGAGATGCCAGCCATAAAGAACTATAG